The Lysinibacillus irui sequence CCCTTGTTCTTCTTGGGTATCCATGTTAAATTGGTAACAATTATTGAGAATACTATTAAATTGAAAGCGAAATTTGTCGCTTTTAATAATATTGGAGAAAAGAGTGACGTCATGACATTAAACAGAAGTATTGAAACAAAACTTGTACAACTAGGAAATTTAAGTGATCCGGCAACAGGTGCTGTGAGTCCACCAATTCATTTATCAACTGCTTATAAACATGGAGGAATTGGAGAATCTACTGGCTTTGACTATACTCGTACAAAGAATCCAACACGTGCTCTTTTAGAAGCAGGGATTGCAGATTTAGAAGGTGGCGACATGGGCTTTGCCTGTAGCTCTGGGATGGCTGCCATTCAACTAGTCCTATCCATATTTAAACCAGGCGATGAATTAGTGGTGCCAGATGATTTATATGGCGGTACATATAGACTTTTTAACTTCTTCCAAGAAACTTATAATATCAAAGCTGTCTATTCAAAATTTGAATCACTTGAGCAAGTGGAAGCATTAATTAATGAAAATACACGTGCATTATTTATTGAAACACCGACAAATCCCCTTATGCAGGAATTTGATTTACAAGTGTATGCAGAATTAGCACATAAGCACGGAGCTTTATTAATTGTCGATAATACCTTCTATACTCCTTACTTCCAACGTCCGATCGAATTAGGG is a genomic window containing:
- a CDS encoding methionine biosynthesis PLP-dependent protein; its protein translation is MTLNRSIETKLVQLGNLSDPATGAVSPPIHLSTAYKHGGIGESTGFDYTRTKNPTRALLEAGIADLEGGDMGFACSSGMAAIQLVLSIFKPGDELVVPDDLYGGTYRLFNFFQETYNIKAVYSKFESLEQVEALINENTRALFIETPTNPLMQEFDLQVYAELAHKHGALLIVDNTFYTPYFQRPIELGADIVVHSATKYIGGHNDVLAGLVVAKGAELAERIGFIHNGSGMVLGAMDSWLLIRGLKTMHLRLKQHDVNAKAIAAYLEEEELVTDVLYTGKGGMLSFRLQKPEWIDPFLRNLKLITFAESLGGVESFITYPATQTHADMPYEERVERGVCDRLLRFSVGIEEAEDLIADLRQVFDILRKEA